A stretch of Candidatus Methylomirabilota bacterium DNA encodes these proteins:
- a CDS encoding hemin uptake protein HemP, which yields MSAEDTRPLRPAGLGPPPVVRVSSSELFRGEREIVVVHHGQEYRLFITKADKLILTK from the coding sequence ATGAGCGCCGAGGACACACGGCCCCTCCGCCCTGCGGGCCTCGGGCCGCCGCCCGTCGTGCGCGTCTCCAGCTCCGAGCTCTTCCGCGGGGAACGGGAGATCGTGGTCGTCCACCACGGCCAGGAGTACAGGCTGTTCATCACCAAGGCGGACAAGCTGATCCTGACGAAGTAG